The sequence below is a genomic window from Gemmatimonadales bacterium.
GCGGGAATTCTGAGGCCGAGCTCCCGGGCGTAGAGCGCCGAGACCTGCTCCCGGAGCGCCGGGATCCCCACCGCGGGCGGGTAGTTGGTCTCTCCGCGGCGAAGCGCACCCTCGATGCGCTCGAGCAGCGGCCCCGGAATCGGGAACTCGCGCGGGTCGAAGTCGCCGATACTCAAGTTGCAGATCTGGCGCCCGCCGGCCTGGAGCGCCCGGACCTCGTCGGCGATCGCCAGAATGCGCGATCCTGCCAGGCCGGCGAAGCGGCTGGGGGCTCGCGTCACGCCGCGGAAGACCGCTTCACGAGTGTGAGGATGGTGTAGACGGCGACCGGCTCGGAGCTCTGGTTGGTCACTTCCACGTCCCACGCCACTACCCCCTGCGGCACCTGCCCGTCCACGGTGTCTTTCGCCGTCTTCTGCTTGCAGGTGAGTCGGGCCCGGATGGTGTCGCCCGGGTAGACCGGCTTCACGAAGCGGAGATTGTCCAGCCCATAGTTGGCCAGGACCGGTCCAGGCGCCGGGTCCACGAAGAGCCCCGCGGCGGCGGAGAGCACGAAGTATCCGTGGGCCACCCGCCGCTCGAACAGCGAGGCCTTTGCCGCGGCGTCATCCATGTGGGCGTAAAAGAAGTCGCCGCTGATGCCGGCGAAGTTGACCACGTCCGCCTCGGTCACGGTCCGGCCGTGGGTCACCCAGGTTTCCCCGATGCGCAGCTCCTCGAAGTGCTTGCGGAACGGATGGATGCCGTCGCTCAGTTGGGGCCCGCCCTGGACCCACTGGCGTCCAACCGCCGTGAGTGTGGCGGGCGTGCCCTGCAGCGCCGAGCGCTGCATATAGTGGAGGACACCCCGCACGCCGCCCATCTCCTCCCCACCTCCGGCGCGCCCGGGGCCGCCGTGGATCAGCGGCGGGAGCGGCGAGCCGTGCCCGGTGGACTCCTTCGCGTTGTGGCGATTGAGCACCATGAGCCGGCCGTGATACGCGGCGGTGCCCAGCACGACCTCGCGCGCCACCCCATCGTCCGCCGTGACCACCGAGCCGCAGAGGCTGCCGCGGCCCAGCTTGGCCAGCGCGACCGCCTCGTCGAGCGCGCGGTACGGCATCACCGTATTCACAGGACCGAACGCCTCCACGTCGTGCGGCTCGGGCTTCCCGAACGGGGTGTCGCAGAAGTAGAGCAGCGACGGGAAGAAGGCGCCTTTCGCCGGATCGGCGCCCACCACCTCGAACCGATCCGGGTCGCCGTAGACGCGCTCGCAGGTGGCCGCGATCCGGGCTGCGCTCCCGCCGACCTCGCTCACCTGTGCGCGGCCTGCCAGCGGCCCCATGCGGACCCCGTCCACCGATGGGTCGCCCAACACGGCGCCGGCGAGCCGCTTGGAGAGCGCCCGGACAACGTCCTCGGTCATCCCCTCCGGCACGATGGTGCGCCGGATGGCGGTGCACTTCTGCCCCGCCTTGACGGTCATCTCCTTCGCCACCTCTTTGACGAAGAGATCGAACTCCTCGGAGCCCGGCGCAGCATCGGGGCCGAGGATACAGTAATTGAGTGAGTCGGCTTCGAGGTTGAACCGGACCGATTCACTGATGACGCGCGGGTGACTCTTGAGCTTCCGGCCGGTCGCGGACGACCCGGTGAAGGTGACGACGTCCTGACAGGTCAAGTGGTCGAGCAAGTCGCCCACGCCGCCGCAGATGATCTGGAGCGCGCCTTCCGGGAGGATGCCGGCGTTCACCATGGTGCGCGCCAGCCGCTCGGCGAGGAACGACGTCACGGTGGCCGGTTTGACGATGGCCGGCATCCCGGCGAGAAAGGTGGGCGCGAGCTTCTCCAGCATCCCCCAGCAGGGGAAGTTGAAGGCGTTGATGTGGACCGCCACCCCCTCGAGCGGTACGCATAGATGCCGGCCGAGGAAGGAGCCCCCCTTCGAGATTCGCTCCACGGAGCCGTCGACGTAGAAAGTCTCGTCGGGAAACTCCCGGCGTCCCTGGCTGGCGTACGCGAAGAAGGTGCCGATGCCACCCTCGATGTCGATCCAGGAATCGGCCTTGGTCGCGCCGGTGGCCGCGGAGACCTGGTAGAGCTCCTCCTTCCCGGCCATGAGGTGCTGGGCCATGGCCTTGAGCATCCGGGCTCGCTGGTGGAACGTCATCGCCCGAAGCTTCGGCCCGCCGACCCGGCGGGCGTACTCCACCATGCCCTTGAAGTCGAGGCCCTCGCTGGTCGATTCCGCGATCTTTTCGCCCGTCACGGCGTGGACCAGCTCGGTCGGTTTGCCGGTCCCTGCTATCCACTGACCCTGCGCGTAACTCTGCAGTCGCATGCCTTACTCTCCGTCGGCCGGGGCGGCCTGCCTGGTC
It includes:
- the paaZ gene encoding phenylacetic acid degradation bifunctional protein PaaZ, producing the protein MRLQSYAQGQWIAGTGKPTELVHAVTGEKIAESTSEGLDFKGMVEYARRVGGPKLRAMTFHQRARMLKAMAQHLMAGKEELYQVSAATGATKADSWIDIEGGIGTFFAYASQGRREFPDETFYVDGSVERISKGGSFLGRHLCVPLEGVAVHINAFNFPCWGMLEKLAPTFLAGMPAIVKPATVTSFLAERLARTMVNAGILPEGALQIICGGVGDLLDHLTCQDVVTFTGSSATGRKLKSHPRVISESVRFNLEADSLNYCILGPDAAPGSEEFDLFVKEVAKEMTVKAGQKCTAIRRTIVPEGMTEDVVRALSKRLAGAVLGDPSVDGVRMGPLAGRAQVSEVGGSAARIAATCERVYGDPDRFEVVGADPAKGAFFPSLLYFCDTPFGKPEPHDVEAFGPVNTVMPYRALDEAVALAKLGRGSLCGSVVTADDGVAREVVLGTAAYHGRLMVLNRHNAKESTGHGSPLPPLIHGGPGRAGGGEEMGGVRGVLHYMQRSALQGTPATLTAVGRQWVQGGPQLSDGIHPFRKHFEELRIGETWVTHGRTVTEADVVNFAGISGDFFYAHMDDAAAKASLFERRVAHGYFVLSAAAGLFVDPAPGPVLANYGLDNLRFVKPVYPGDTIRARLTCKQKTAKDTVDGQVPQGVVAWDVEVTNQSSEPVAVYTILTLVKRSSAA